TTATTCTTCCTTATGAAGCTACGTATGAACtctggaaaacagacagacacacatattaTGTTTTACTACACCTAATTTActatcagaatcagagtcagaattgctttatttatccatgaagggaaattcttatacAGTTTATGTTAATACTCACCTACTCTTTGAAAGTGTCCTTGATAATATTGAGGGATACAATCCTAATAagaggaaaagcacaaaaaattTCATCACTATTACATCATACCAACAATACTGTACAGATGCAGTattacaaaaatgtattaaGTTGTAATGTCtaacaaccaaaaaaataattaaatagtAACATAACAAAAGAGACATGTTTTTTGAAACTAGTAACAGGTTTTGaattagcatttattttgtataCACAATACTGTCATACCCTCTGCAGAGCAACGTGACTCCAGCTGGGGGCTATGGTGACTCCCAGATGGCAATGCACTGCCTCAATGGCTCTTTTTAAAAGACATTCTTCTGTCATTGCTTCTGGGGCCCCAAACACTTCCTGGAACCAGGCACCACCCATCATCACCTAGATGACATGGTCATGACCTTAAGTTAGAAGTGGTGGATGCACATACTGTTATGAAAACTTacaactggaaaaaaacaaggttCCAAAATTAAACTGCTCTGTCATGgtatattgtattatattgctttaattaatatttttatgtgaaaaatgGATGACATGACAACTGATGAAGCCACAGAAAATTGCAACAGAGGAGTCTCTTGTTTTGGATTTCCTGTGTTGTGTcaaagtctgttttgttttgttatgaatACTGTACCCCTACTTTATCTCTActgtatgaaaagaaaacagactttgaCATAAGATAGCCCACAACTTCTCTCAACCTCAGCAAGAGCTGTTTCCAGGGAAGCAGCACTGTACACTACTTGCCTGGTACCAAGCAGAAGACAGACATAGTTAAAAATGAACTGCTAAATGGCACTATATTCTAGATACAAGAGATACAAGATcggtttatttgtcacacacacaaacatacacgtACACGTACAATGtacagtgaaattatttttgtccctgctaccaaaaaacaGGTAAGTAAAAcagaatgagtaaaattaaatattataaaatagaaatcttataaaaataataaaaataaaatgtgaaaatgtgtatttacatgtacagtatttacatctagtaCAGGTGGGAGTAGGACTGTCCAGTTTAATGCTCACTGCGGggcagacggatggcctgggggaagaaccttttcctcatcctctctgtgtTGGTTCTTAGGCAAGTGGAACCAATGGtctgatggcagcagggagaggagtgagtgtccagggtgatggggctgcctgaggatcttctccttgtcttccagttaggaagctgtggatccacctgcacagggaggagttcagtccaagatcacacagcttagtgaCCAGTCCGGAGGGGactatggtgttgaatgctgagctgtagtccacaaacagcactctcacgcagttccccatcctagtgtccacgtgggaaagtgtcttcTGCAGCATgaaggttatggcgtcgtcagtggatctgtctgggcggtatgcaaactgaagagggtccagggtgggggggagagaggaggtgatgaatgttttgaccagcttctcaaaacatttcatctccacagatgtgagggctatggggcgatagtcattggggttactgggctgggctgtctttgggacagggacaacaacagactttttaaagcaggtgggaatcacacactatgagagggagaggttgaatatcgttgtaaacaccggtgcgagctgttcagcgcaggctttgaggacccgACCGCTGATGCCGTCAGGTGttgctgctttcctggtgtttacacttctAAACATCCTCCTCACTTCCAGCTCTGTCACAGTGAGCGTCACCTCTCCTCCGGCTGGGAGTGCAGCTTCTTGCCTGCTCTCCGActcgaagcgtgcaaagaagttgttgagctcatcagtAAGAGAAGCGTCGGCTCTCATCACGGGTGGGTGTGTTGCTTTGTAGTCTGTGATGGTGcgtagtccctgccacagcgccctggagttgctcccctccatctgcagctccagtcttgcaGCATAGCAGCATTTAGTCTCCTTCAcagcttctggttgggaaaagttctgatggtggctgttggtgttatgtcttCCACCATTCACCAGATAAAGAACCAGATATTTTTCCCAGGAGTTGGAGGAGATCAAACTAGAGCTAAAGGCAAATACACTCCCTCTCCGTttgtacacattcatgttccatgaatgcatgttactaatttggcttcttctttgtgttttctcataaCACAGTTTCAATGGATAATGGCTGGAACTTCTGCTGTGAAGTTCTGCTGAAGTTCCTGctttctaaaaggcagtttttcctcaccactgttgccaagtgcttgctcatgtgTCTCATGGGATTTTAAGACTAAATAAAGAATATGGTCTAATCCTGCTCTATAaagaaacaataataataaattgaactgaacgTGTACTGAATGTGAATATGAGTATTACATTCAGCAAGGCTTCAAATGATAACAGTAACCAGGGTGGTAATATATCAAATATTGTGTCTATACAATGTTGTGTTGCCCTTAGTGGCCAAAAATCTATTAACCTTGATGAGACTTGTGACTTTCAAAACAATTACTTAAGTTGAAGGTTGACTACATACCATGTTTTATTAACAAAGGATTTAAAACCCTCCACCTTAACAAGCTATTAACACTGGGTGGCAAAAGTCAGGCATGTTTCATTAGCTTCTCAGAGGCACTGCCCAAATAAACAGGTAAGTATATATTGAGTAGTACTTTAGAACTGTCACATCACACGACATGTGCAGAATTCTACTAATACTATCAGGAGAAAACCGAAGCGCATAATCCATATTTTCGCAAACATCTCATCATGGTTGTACCACGTGGTTCTACCCcctttatttttgaaacattcaaaaaattttgatgcattttctctttgcctccaggcaaaataaaatctagcaaaacacaaaatgtataaTTAAACAATTACAACCCATACCGATATTGGCATTTTTGACACACATTTTCAAGTGAATGAATCACAAATGGCACAAATTGCAGACACACTCTGGgagagtctgtgtgtttatgtgtatgtatatgtttacCGTCAGTCTAGTTGTCTGACCATTAGGCTTATTGTGTTGAGGGAAGAGAACAGAATCATAGACCACCCCTAGTACACCCCGATCCTCTGATGATGGGAGCAGGTGTCCAAAACCCTGATAACACACAGACAATGAATGAATATATTATGATTTATTATGCGAATCACAATTTCATAATAGTTTGCCTTGATATTTGCACCTGAGGAGGGGTCAGTGCATCCAGTAGGTGAGAATGTGTTTGGTGCTACTTCACAGGGTTTATTTATACCACAACACAGAAGTCTCTGTGAATATAATGTACTTATACTTCAGACAAGTGAAATGCACAAACTCAGTCTTCATAGTTCAAAATAGAGTAATTTCCTAATCAGTATCATTAGGaaaaaaggtgttttgttttggttttctatTATCTACCACTTTCAAATCCAATGATGTAACTGCCATATGCAAAACCCTATCATCCTACCTTTACAGGCAGGATGGAACCCTCATACTCAAGATTTACCACAGCGACTGTTACAGTGTGCATGTTCTGCAGCTCCCGGACAAGAGGATGACAGTAGAAGGGCAGGATCGAAGAGAGGGCTGAGGAGAAGGGCACAGGGAGAGGTAtaatttaaagcatttttttccttttgtttattcttaGTGGATTGTGTTACGAAAAAGGTTGGTATTATAGAAGACAGTGTAGACAAAACACTCATTAAAAACATATaatgacaaatttaaaacaaacatattttgaaCTGGATTTTTTTCTAATTCCCAGCCATACAAAATTCTTAGGTACATACTGACAGAGTTAAAACATGTTacactgaagctgaaataaattTAGTTCCCACTACCTGAATGCATTCTTCACAGTTCCTGtcacataaaaagaaacattcaagTCAAATTCTATGGATGACTTGCCTTTAGCAGGCAGTGCAGAGATGATGTGGTCAGCTGATATGACTCCATCCTCCAAATGGAtctatacacacagacattcacttGTATTATAAAAGCAGCCATACActaacacaaaaaatgtttttgtttaaaggtCTGAAGGCTGTTATGCAGGTTATGGTGGATCACCGTGTCATTTTTTCTATTCATTGGTTGCTAATTGTCAAGAATGAAGGTCTTATCTAAACATGGACCTGTCAGAGGGTAGATACCAAagcaagggagggagggagggagggagaggaggagggagggagagggagagggagagagagagagagagtgagagagggagagagagagagagagaggattcCGTAGCAATCCACACCATAGCCAAGAAATTTcactaaaaactaaaatgcTGCCATAAGAGCAGAAAGACAGGGAATTAAAGATAGTGTACATTATCCCCTAAGGAGCATATgcagagatatttcagtctggaccaagaTAGAGCAACACCTCACATGCATAAAAGTGGTGTGCAAACTTTGTTGAGTTGAgttatatatacataaatatatagttTCTGTTAAAGCATTATTCAAGTTTTCTGTTCCTTGTTTTTCGTCTGTTTCTGAATAACACACCATGTTCAACCAGCCAGATATCACAGTCATAAGTCAAGTTCAGCATGTAGCCTCTATGCTAACCTTCCAGCCAGAGATTGAAGGACTGATGTGTTCAACAGCTGCCTCTTTGTGAAGCTGTACTCTCCCACTCTGTTGCAGGTACTCAGTGATGGATTCCGGGATGGACTCCACTCCTCTGCTCAGGGACCACTGGACCCATGACTCTTTAATAGATCTCTGAGCCAGAGGACCAGGGGGGACCACAACAGTGGGACCTGCAGGTTTATACAAATAAAACCTTTGTTGTGTATTACAACTATGtgtaaaacacaatgaaacGCTAAAAGTTGAATCAGCAGGAAAATTTAGGATGTAATACAGTCATTTAAGATCATCCAGAAGGTGGTTATTCAGCATAGCAGCTGAATGCAGCCATGTTTGGTTCTGACTCTGGGTTCTATGAGCTGACTATCCTGCTGTTTTGTTGgcatttctgttgctgtttcctGGCTCTgacacagaaatgtgtcatAGACATTCTTAATGCAACCTACAAAGCTCTGATTGATTTCCCTGATATCAGACTGAACTGTCAACTTATTACCAGATCTAGGCAACTGAGGTAATATCTGTCAATGATAtgatcgtggttggacctcctgctccggtcctgcttgaaacctactgtgattactactgtttagtaGTAGCgtatttaattgtattttaattctATGACTATGATGACTAcagctaccattattattgtaactattatttttatcataatcaccatagtaccttctgtatacttcatcattatcatagttccaatacttctggtattattgttgttgctacgcatctgtttgtgtgctccttctctccccccaccctcaccccgcccttctctctctatctcaaCCCATAAGGTCAAGGtagatggccgcccacctagagccagggtctgctctgagttttctgccttctaaaaagtagtttttccttgccactgtcgccaagtgcttgctcatgggtTGGGTtcatgttgggttctctgtattacaaaatgtaattaaagagtatggtaTTGTTTTGCtataattggaaagtgtcatgagataacttttgttgtgaattgatgctatataaataaactgaattgaattgaatagaaaCTGACTTGAATGAGCTATCTAAATCACAGAACAAATTAGAGATGCTGGTTTTGATTCTAGGCTAATACTCTTCTTTATTGCATATTCTAACAatgtgtattttgcattttggcAGTCCACCAGAAATAATGTGCTCAAATGGCCTTTTTGTCTAAGACAAACAATAGACTACTGAACACATGAAATTTAGATCTGAGTTCAATAGATCACCAAGATTTGGCCATTAGTCTTTACAGCCCCAGAAAACATTGAGCTTGAATTTTTGGACTTCGTGAATATAattatttctcatttatttaactACTCAATACAATATAAGGGAAGACAGAAAGGTTATCAATAAACTGATAACCTTTAATACATGGGTGCATTCAGAAAAGTGTACACCTCTTGTATTCAAGTTGCTTCGACCCTCTCTGACATATTGGATGGTtctgtacatccatccatccatccatttcctatactgtttatccgtcagggttgcgggggatTCTATACATTAACAAAGCAAATCAGCTCTCAACCCTACTAAAGTAAATGTTGCAGTGTACCTGAGCCCAGCAGCATGCCCAGTGTCAGTGAACCTCTGCGCTGCTCTGCATTgtagaagagaggaaaacaagaacgTACACTTAACTTCCTGCAGTCCCCGGCAAACACACCACGACACAAACTGTCCACAGCTATGTCAGCCAgctagacacacacagaggaaaagaaaaaacatatttgtggTCACAAGATGGGCTACAGATGACattattaaatgtaataaaattaaactatCACCGTTTTATATATAATACAACACTACCTTTCAGGCAATGCTTTTGGCTaggtaacacacacaacatgacaccAGGTTTCACCAGtggataaaacaataaaaatgaatgaaaatcttTAAGACAGAAAGTTCTTAGAGTTTCACCACACCTCTTTTCCAAGCcttctggaaaaaaatgagtGGACAGTCTCATCATCATTCTTGCCTTTTTTCACCAGTATCTCCATGGCCATGCTCAACAGGAGGGGACGAGAGAAGGGTGGGACAGTACGCAAAAGTCcactaaaagaaaacagagaaatgggcagaaagagaaaaagaaggaaatttATATAGTAGTAGTTTATGCCAATAACACAAAGATGATAATGTTAGAATtcagaccgcagtatgtacgcctgaaatgctgcctgtcagatgaagtgatcagcaacaccggggctccacaggggactgtcctctctcccttcctcttcacgatctacaccactgactttacgcactgcacagagtcctgccatcttcagaaattttctgatgactctgcagtggttgggtgtattactgggggggatgagagagagtacagggcggtagtggacaactttgtcacatggagcgggaaaaaccacctacagctcaatgtgacaaagactggtggtggacctgagcAGGACTaaggcaggaggtggaggtggtggaggagtacaaatacctgggggtgtacttagaccacaaactagactggtgcaagaacgtggacatggtctacagaaagggccagagccgcctctactttctgaggcggctgaggtccttcaacatctgcaggacgatgctgaggatgttctatgagtcggtggtgtccagtgccatcacatatgctgttgcctgctggggcagctgcctgagggtgagggacacaaacagactcaacagaattattaagaaggccagccatgttgtgggagaggaactggactctctgacagtggtgtctgagaggaggatgttgtccaaaataagaactatactggactttccctctcaccctctccacaatgtgctgatcggctacaggagctcgttcagcaaaagactcttacGGCCACGATGCATCACAGAGCGACACATTCCTGCCTGttgccatcaaactgttaaactcagcactgtgaccgacacactcactcactttatatatacaatgcatatattggttttttacacatgtacatacctgtatttttaaattttcttaaaaaatttgaacacatttgtaaatacctgtactttgagattttagtttttgtttttctatttctattacTTCTATTATCTATTTCTATGTTTTtgttattctatttttattgcttatcctatttttatactcctcacttttcacctttcttggtcgggaatactgcatgtgcaatgtctgtaagaacaagaatttcccttcagggataaataaagcaattctgattctgattctgattctgattcctgTACTAACTACCCTAACTGTCCTTTGAAATATATCTGATGAATCACATTTATCTCATATTctacaaaaaatattaaataaaatgtttaagtgACAACATATGCAAATGGTCAAAGCTcatcttcactgtgacatcataatgttccGGAAACCCTAACCCAACAAACTTTTCTGGCCATTATgcaacaccataactcaggtacagaaggggagattgtgaccacattttacatttcatcagATACTGatttggtgacactaatcttgggtgctGATTatatagatcttctgtgctgtagggttgagaatgtgtgtgaaacattcatgttttaaaatatgtagTTTTTGCATTGTATCAACGTAAATTTTATTGGTATTAAACATGTAAGCACATATAAGgtattttactttgttgtttgtttctttcaattAATTTACGCACAGTTGCCCCTACCTTACTGACAGTCCATTTATTAAGTTGGTTGGGGAATCAGTGCTTATGATTTAGACAGTGAAGTGAGAGAAAGCAAGACAAATTATGAGGAACTGACACAATGGAAGGTATTTTTATGTGGTTTTTCACTCAGATAGACTTTGACCAGGATAGAATTTGTATATCAGGTAAGAATTTCACAttcaaaatagcaaaaaaatTTTCTCCTTAGTTCccaaatgttgttgttgttgttaaaagtTGATGTAACACGACTTCCGGTTGGTGAGCGGAATAGAGTAGTGGTGTTTTTCTAGACTCCTGCCACgcattttccattttgactACAAATTATCTTAACGTTGGTGCATTTAGTAACTTCGACACATCAAAACCTGCTTTAAAGTGTCTTACAAGCCAACATGGCATCTAGGACGAGCAAACcggacaaagagaagaaaaaaacagaacaagctTCTGCGGCTAACCCTGCTATCGATAATGCCACGTTGGCTAGCATGCTAGCCGACCTCCTTTGCTAACTAAACCGgactctctttctgtcagatTTGAAAACAAGCTTGCTGCCATTGATACAAAATTGGATGGATTGCAGTTCACGGTAAACAATCACGAACAGCGTATCTGCGATGTGGAATCTGGGCTGAACCAACTGCAACTTCTAGAAACACAGGTAACCTCTATGGCTGAAGATAACGCAAGGCTGAAAGCTAAGCTCACAGACCTAGAAGGGAGAAGCAGACGGTGCAACATTCGTCTCATAGGTGTGCCTGAATCAGTCGAGGGTGCAGGGCCAACGACTTTTTCTTGGTTGATGTGGGGAGAAAAGCCCAGGGCAGTGATCATCTGTTTTCACAAGTTTCAAACTAAAGACACTGTGATTCGTGCTGCCCGTCGGAAGCGAGGCGAGCTGAAGTATGATGGTAAGCCGATATACATTTACGAAGACTACTGCCCTGAAGTGCTGGATCAACGTGCAGAGTATAAAGACGTAATGAATCGACTCTACACCCTCCATCTCAAGCCTTCACTGCTCTACCCGGCACAGCTATTTATCAGGTCCGAAAACGGAGGAGGAAGACGGCGCCTGTCTTCAGTGAAAGCAGCTCAGCAGTTTTTGGCCGCGCACCAGAAACCTACTTCACCGATGGTGGACTGATGTTGATCAACGCCGGTGTTTACAGGTTCACCTTTCTTGCTACTGTTTTTTCTTGTAGTATGGACTTATACGAATCTGAATGCAGGAAAGTTGAGTAACGTTAACAATCTGAAAAAAGTAGGCCTATGTTACAAGTTTTTTCATTAGTGTTTTATTTCCTAAGATGCCACCGAGTGGCGCAGTTAATGATAGTCCTGTTGACTGAGTGTGTTGCTTTCTTATTGGAGTTACAGAATGCGTGAATTTAACCGATGTGACGTGCAAAGTGGGACTCAatgttttctcttgtctttcGCAAATCAGCTGTTAAGTTGAACCCCTTTAGATTCGTCATGTTCAGAATGGTTGAAATTACTGTTGCATTAATACTTTCAAATAATGTGTGGCGGGGCAGAAGAGAGTAGAGAGGAGCCCCGGGAGAATTTTGTTAAGAGAACATCGCACGTTTGTGCAAGGGTTGGGGAGGTGGTTGGGAATGGTGGGGGTGGGCGACTGCATGTTTGGGGTGGGGAGGGATGGGGAAGggttcttattttattttttatttttatctctctctcttttctttctcctcctctttttatttctcagatATTGTGCCATAGCATATGTCTTCAGGCTTCAATATTATGCACATTTATATCATATACCACAACATGCATATAATACACAGTTAACTCCACTGCCTGTATGGAAAGTACAAACACTGTGAATAATATCCGTTTCATATCATGGAACGTCAAGGGGGCAAACCAagcaactaaaataaataagataatgtCACATATTCAGGATCTTAGAGGAGACGTGGTGTTTCTGCAGGAGACACACTTGCGTAGTGATGAAATTTTACGCATTAAGAGGGGTAGGTTTAGTCAATTGTATCACTCCAAGTTTAGTGCTAGGGCTAGGGGAACTGCAATCTTAATTCAAAATCATATTCCCTTTGAGTTAGAAAAAGTTGTTGCGGACTCATCTGGTAGGTTTGTTATAGTGTCGGGGAAGCTGTGCAATATCCCAGTTATCTTAGCTAGTGTCTATGCACCAAATTGGGATGATGAACAGTTCATATCCAGGTTCTTTACCTCCATCCCCAATATTGAAACATACCACATAATCGTAGGAGGGGATTTCAATTTTGTTCAAGATGCTGACTTAGACTCTTCCAGACCATATTCCCTTTCAAATTTGGCTAAACAACTTGCTTCCACTACAGCAGAGCTGGGTTTTTCAGACCCATGGAGGTTTAAATTTCCTGACAAAAaatcattctcttttttttcacacgTCCATCGTTCTTATTCTAGAATAGACTTTTTTCTCCTAGATAATCGATTACTTTCTACTATCCACTCATGTGAGTACCATAGTATTATGATTTCTGACCATGCGCCCACATCTCTAGACATACATTTTCCTACCTACAGACGTCCTTTAAAGCCATGGAGATTCAGTTCATATTTATTAGCTAATGACCCCTTTATTGAGTCTTTAACATCCTCCATAcagctatttttttaaattaatgataCCCCAGATGTGTCAAGAGGCACTTTATGGGAAACCTTCAAGGCATATCTAAGAGGTCACATACAGTAATTTCCTACTCATCTCATCTTAACAAAATGAATATGGCCAGACAGCCAGAATTAACACAAATGCTTAAAAAAGTTGATGACAATTATTCTACAAACCCAGACCCTGCACTATACAAAAAACGCCTGCAACTTCAATCTGAGTTTGATTGTCTAACTACTAATGAAGCAGAACGACAATTGCTCCAATCTAGACAACGTTTTTTTGAGTCAGGAGATAAGGCTGGCAAACTCCTTGCCCAGCAGTCTAGATCTGCAGCTGCTTCTAGGCTTATTCCAAGTGTTAAGTCACCATCTGGCGTCACCCTTACTGACCCAAAacatataaatgaaacatttgctaAATTTTATTCTGATCTATATGCATCAGATCATCCACAGATTAATACAACCAATCTGCTCAATACTATTGAATTTTCCAGAGTAGAGAGTGAGTTAGTAGAAAACTTAGCCAGCCCAATATCACCAACTGAGGTTGCAAATGCTATTAGGGCTTTACAAAGTGGCAAATCACCGGGTCCAGATGGATTTACGGTTCCCACTTCTCTCTAAGGCCCTCAGCGATGTATATAATGAGGCACTGTCTGTTGGTCGACTCCCTCCAACCCTAACTAACGCCACtatttctcttttgttgaaaaaagacaaagatccTTTACTTTGTAGTAGTTTCAGACCCATATCTCTCCTAAACGTGGATTACAAGATTCTAGCCAAACTTTTATCCCTCCGCCTCCAGCTGATTTTACCAAGAATCATTTCATCGAATCAAACAGGCTTCATGTTAGGAAGACACTCATTCCACAATACCAGAAGACTATTCAATATACTTAACATGCCCAGCTCCAGCACCCCAGAGGTTGTGGTATCGCTGGATGCTGAGAAAGCTTTTGACAGGGTGGAATGGGactttctttttgaaataatGGATAAATTTGGGTTAGgttcaggttttatttcatGGGTCAAATTGTTATATTCATCTCCAGTTGCATCTGTACAAACAAATTATACCATCTCACCCCCTTTTCAGCTCCACCGTGGTACTAGACAGGGCTGTCCACTGTCCCCTTTATTGTTTGCCATAGCCATTGAACCTCTGGCAATCTGGTTAAGATCTGAACCTAGATTTCAAGGTATCCTTCGCCATGGCACTGTGCATAAGCTATCATTATATGCAGACGATCTACTCCTTTATGTGTCAAATCCCTCCACATCACTCCCGGTTGTCTTAGATATTCTAAATCAGTTCGGCCAATTGTCTGGCTACAAACTCAATTTTGGGAAAAGTGAGCTATTTGCAATAAATAACTTGGTTGGGGATCTCCCAAACAACATAGCCCCTTTTAAGAGGGCAGATGAAGGCTTTAAATATTTAGGGATATTTGTTACAAGGACCCTGGCAGATACTTTCAGTAAAAATTTTGTTCCCTTGCTTGGTAAGGTTGAGGAAGACTTTACCAGATGGTCCACCTTGCCTTTGTCTTTGGCTGGCAGGGTGAACCTTATCAAGATGGCTGTTTTGCCAAAGTTTCTTTACCTTTTTCAACATATTCCCGTACTTACTTCAAAAAAGTTTTTTGCTAAATTGGACAAATCAGCGTCAAAGTTTCTTTGGGCCAGTAAACCTGTGcgcatgcagaaaaaaatattgcaacTTCCTAAGAGAGAGGGGGGCCTTGCTCTCCCCAATTTTTTGCACTATTACTGGGCAGCTAATATTCATAAACTATTGTATTGGACTGACAAATCCACTACCAATCAACCTGCCTGGGT
This sequence is a window from Scatophagus argus isolate fScaArg1 chromosome 9, fScaArg1.pri, whole genome shotgun sequence. Protein-coding genes within it:
- the ppox gene encoding protoporphyrinogen oxidase, whose protein sequence is MKTIAVLGGGIGGLAASYYLCKSPQVTKIIVLESSSRFGGWLWSTRRSDGAVFEHGPRGIRPSGAVGCNTLNMVDDLGLGGEILPVTHSHVASKNRYLYVNKQLHRMPSGISGLLRTVPPFSRPLLLSMAMEILVKKGKNDDETVHSFFSRRLGKELADIAVDSLCRGVFAGDCRKLSVRSCFPLFYNAEQRRGSLTLGMLLGSGPTVVVPPGPLAQRSIKESWVQWSLSRGVESIPESITEYLQQSGRVQLHKEAAVEHISPSISGWKIHLEDGVISADHIISALPAKALSSILPFYCHPLVRELQNMHTVTVAVVNLEYEGSILPVKGFGHLLPSSEDRGVLGVVYDSVLFPQHNKPNGQTTRLTVMMGGAWFQEVFGAPEAMTEECLLKRAIEAVHCHLGVTIAPSWSHVALQRDCIPQYYQGHFQRVEFIRSFIRKNNLSISLIGSSYDGVSVNDVIFGGRTAVEELLGTEG